A genomic stretch from Polyangium spumosum includes:
- a CDS encoding DcrB-related protein: MSEYTIDEAVFLLPSGWCDRSLNVLGPDPSPEEFKVLVSRADQDGRTLDDFVDGQVKDLSQRLPWFALEGRAERVVAGTRALSVRSTFRDGKADLFQHQVTLAARGKFVTITAVSLARVADACSNELERVLATVRLRPTEDAAR; encoded by the coding sequence ATGAGCGAGTACACGATCGACGAGGCGGTCTTTTTGTTGCCGAGCGGCTGGTGCGACCGCTCCTTGAACGTGCTCGGCCCCGACCCGAGCCCGGAGGAGTTCAAGGTGCTCGTCTCGCGCGCCGATCAGGATGGGCGCACGCTCGACGATTTCGTGGACGGCCAGGTCAAGGACCTCTCGCAGCGCCTCCCCTGGTTCGCGCTCGAGGGCCGCGCCGAGCGCGTCGTCGCCGGGACGCGGGCGCTCTCGGTCCGCTCGACCTTCCGCGACGGCAAGGCCGACTTGTTCCAGCACCAGGTCACGCTCGCCGCGCGGGGCAAATTCGTCACCATCACGGCCGTGAGCCTCGCGCGTGTCGCGGACGCGTGCTCGAACGAGCTCGAGCGCGTGCTCGCCACCGTCCGATTGCGACCGACCGAAGACGCCGCGCGTTGA
- a CDS encoding DUF2169 family type VI secretion system accessory protein: MDVVSTCPLRVSTRTWTTARGAPVLTVACKATYVLLPGTSQLAPEQEPINEEDNYWDDDPARSLHAPSDLAPYKPCADVVLVGHAFAPGRVPVPSFHVRLIVGDIDKSIEVSGDRLWAADGTIQDMGRITRMPLRYERAGGGPGTWNPVGVRCNGPGDGYGRIPLPNLLPPGKTPTRRGEFVEPIGFGPLAPTWPTRMEKLGAYAGIWDPRRWHERALPEGFDASFFNVAPRDQNVSELRGNERIVLENLHPEHERLATSLPGLNPRAVAERAPGRREEITLTADSMWIDTERGLCTLVWRGRLSLAHPHEQGRITVSLEEPRAAAPPPAPPAAPPAPASEKPRRPLTMTMDPSEATIVRPIEAARQVMPFMQGAPESASPGSVRPPSALAGLPFASLTPATPAPPAVAPAPPSAPPARWPSSPDLPVMAPPPPAPVPPAPAWTPSPPSAVESAARVSIGQRVVAESVPSAVEPVAVEPAPPAPSVSPRSAPRFSPTDPYVDLLWFDKAAPKRVRAQASFASELRDGESQGAWLTLEDTQQPKQEIKDRRDVLRVLRRVQPVDADGVSRVMVESIDEEGAITPPLVVVSGEVQLFFHEVQTLKATIAVTSPLAGADKRLRETLDAANELVGSDWKCTALAAEGMTIRLREAFVQANRTLPTNYLDQNVERVLLEQRSYQKRVILGEKRIRSAMVPEGASAAIPCYLSEELEAKLPLFSRFRAVVIAEARGQQDQYETNPLALVALALGRVLSMPGRR; the protein is encoded by the coding sequence ATGGACGTCGTCTCCACCTGCCCGCTCCGCGTCTCCACGCGGACCTGGACCACGGCGCGTGGCGCCCCCGTGCTCACGGTCGCGTGCAAAGCCACCTACGTGCTCCTCCCCGGCACGTCCCAGCTCGCCCCCGAGCAGGAGCCGATCAACGAGGAGGACAACTACTGGGACGACGATCCCGCCCGGAGCCTCCACGCGCCGAGCGACCTCGCCCCCTACAAACCCTGCGCCGACGTCGTCCTCGTCGGCCACGCCTTCGCGCCCGGTCGTGTCCCCGTGCCGTCGTTCCACGTGCGTTTGATCGTGGGCGACATCGACAAGTCGATCGAGGTGTCGGGGGATCGGCTGTGGGCCGCCGACGGGACGATCCAGGACATGGGCCGCATCACGCGGATGCCGCTCCGCTACGAGCGCGCAGGCGGCGGGCCAGGGACCTGGAACCCGGTCGGCGTCCGCTGCAATGGCCCGGGGGACGGATACGGCAGGATCCCGCTGCCGAACCTGCTGCCGCCCGGCAAGACCCCCACGCGCCGCGGCGAGTTCGTCGAGCCCATCGGGTTCGGCCCCCTCGCGCCGACGTGGCCCACGCGTATGGAGAAGCTCGGCGCCTACGCCGGCATCTGGGACCCGCGGCGCTGGCACGAGAGGGCCCTGCCGGAGGGCTTCGACGCGTCCTTCTTCAACGTGGCGCCGCGTGATCAGAACGTGAGCGAGCTGCGCGGGAACGAGCGCATCGTGCTCGAGAACCTGCACCCCGAGCACGAGCGGCTCGCCACCAGCCTGCCAGGGCTCAACCCCCGCGCCGTCGCGGAGCGCGCCCCCGGCCGGCGCGAGGAGATCACGCTCACGGCCGATTCGATGTGGATCGACACCGAGCGGGGCCTCTGCACGCTCGTCTGGCGAGGACGGCTGAGCCTCGCGCACCCCCACGAGCAGGGGCGGATCACCGTGAGCCTCGAAGAACCCCGCGCCGCCGCGCCGCCGCCCGCGCCGCCCGCCGCGCCGCCCGCGCCCGCGAGCGAGAAGCCGCGGCGGCCCCTCACCATGACCATGGACCCGTCGGAGGCGACGATCGTCCGGCCGATCGAGGCCGCACGGCAGGTGATGCCCTTCATGCAGGGCGCGCCCGAGTCGGCCTCGCCGGGCTCCGTGCGTCCGCCGAGCGCGCTCGCGGGTTTGCCCTTCGCCTCCCTGACGCCCGCGACCCCAGCCCCGCCCGCGGTCGCGCCCGCGCCGCCGAGCGCGCCCCCGGCCCGCTGGCCGTCGTCGCCCGACCTGCCCGTCATGGCGCCGCCGCCGCCCGCCCCCGTGCCGCCCGCCCCGGCGTGGACCCCGAGCCCGCCGAGCGCGGTCGAGTCCGCCGCGCGGGTCTCGATCGGGCAACGTGTCGTCGCCGAGAGCGTGCCGTCCGCCGTCGAGCCGGTCGCCGTCGAGCCCGCCCCGCCCGCGCCGAGCGTCTCGCCGCGGAGCGCGCCCCGGTTCTCGCCGACGGACCCGTACGTCGACCTGCTCTGGTTCGACAAGGCCGCGCCCAAGCGGGTGCGCGCGCAGGCGAGCTTCGCGAGCGAGCTGCGCGACGGCGAGAGCCAGGGCGCGTGGCTCACGCTCGAAGACACGCAGCAGCCGAAGCAAGAGATCAAGGATCGGCGCGATGTCCTGCGGGTGCTGCGGCGTGTCCAGCCGGTCGACGCCGACGGCGTGTCGCGCGTGATGGTGGAGTCGATCGACGAGGAGGGGGCGATCACGCCGCCGCTCGTGGTGGTCTCGGGCGAGGTGCAGCTCTTCTTCCACGAGGTGCAGACGCTGAAGGCGACGATCGCGGTGACGTCGCCGCTCGCGGGGGCGGACAAACGGCTGCGCGAGACGCTCGACGCGGCGAACGAGCTGGTGGGGTCGGACTGGAAATGCACGGCGCTCGCGGCCGAGGGCATGACGATCCGGCTGCGCGAGGCGTTCGTGCAGGCGAACCGGACGTTGCCCACGAATTACCTCGACCAGAACGTCGAGCGGGTGCTGCTCGAACAACGCAGCTATCAGAAGCGCGTGATCCTGGGGGAGAAGCGCATCCGGTCGGCGATGGTGCCCGAGGGCGCGTCGGCGGCGATCCCGTGTTATCTGTCGGAGGAGCTCGAGGCGAAGCTGCCGCTCTTTTCGCGCTTCCGCGCCGTGGTCATCGCCGAGGCGCGTGGGCAGCAGGATCAGTACGAGACGAACCCGCTCGCGCTCGTGGCGCTGGCGCTCGGGCGCGTGCTCTCGATGCCGGGTAGGCGCTGA
- a CDS encoding DUF6968 family protein — protein MPASAKTTKTKRIRWIAERRLERRDAVGGIVVVRIGSPEWPPGAEEWRCPYVIEGLGDDSIRFGHSNESMAALQNTIQGIHYDLERSGIPLRLEGARKDYTGFSPFVTWTYGRAFQQRLEKMLLDEETKLVDAKCERRERQEARRKAKAKPRTE, from the coding sequence ATGCCCGCTAGCGCGAAAACAACGAAGACCAAACGAATACGATGGATCGCCGAGCGCCGTCTCGAGCGACGCGACGCCGTCGGGGGCATCGTCGTGGTCCGTATCGGCTCCCCTGAATGGCCCCCTGGCGCCGAGGAGTGGAGATGCCCGTATGTCATCGAGGGATTGGGCGATGACTCGATTCGATTTGGTCACAGCAACGAGTCCATGGCCGCGCTCCAAAACACCATTCAAGGCATTCACTACGACCTCGAGCGAAGCGGGATTCCGCTTCGATTGGAAGGGGCTAGAAAAGATTATACGGGGTTTTCCCCGTTCGTGACCTGGACGTACGGGCGCGCGTTTCAACAACGGCTCGAAAAAATGCTCTTGGACGAAGAAACGAAGCTCGTCGACGCCAAGTGCGAGCGCCGTGAACGTCAAGAGGCTCGCCGCAAGGCGAAGGCAAAGCCGCGAACGGAATGA
- a CDS encoding PAAR domain-containing protein, with amino-acid sequence MSETPNAARVGDPIEHSTSLFGALVGIAVGVVVGAIIAVTIIATAGTGLLLAAAIFGALSSVLGGAAAGYTLGGLLGKLGGSKSGVIAEGAATVFIGAGLPAAARVHDPLACGDPPITKYGWALLGAVLLGPIGALVGADYAIRSSAHPGKVIATGSETVFIEQLNAARVEDETTCSGKIIEGAKTVGIGGPKVDIIPRDQWSGEIPKWLDDTMWWVDKAGLVFGVLSGVYAWRALGWKAVRTDAILTGIDLGLVGLEEGSAYLLGRDHAITDTIEGVRATYETGLMLRTGRNNVRGMRTGTPDVPNVPRATTPDVPTVPRATTPDVPTVPRATTPDVPNAPRIDAPSAPTAPKPVPQGGQTIAERAAQGGNPPPWARQNPDNYYYNPANSRYMKR; translated from the coding sequence ATGAGCGAGACCCCGAATGCAGCGCGTGTCGGAGATCCCATCGAGCACTCGACCTCGCTCTTCGGCGCCCTCGTCGGCATCGCGGTCGGGGTCGTCGTCGGCGCGATCATCGCGGTCACCATCATCGCGACGGCGGGCACGGGCCTCCTCCTCGCCGCGGCGATCTTCGGGGCGCTGTCCTCGGTCCTGGGGGGCGCGGCGGCGGGCTACACCCTCGGAGGCTTATTAGGAAAGTTAGGTGGATCCAAATCGGGGGTGATCGCCGAAGGTGCCGCGACCGTCTTCATCGGCGCGGGCTTGCCTGCGGCGGCCCGCGTGCACGATCCCCTCGCTTGCGGGGACCCGCCGATCACGAAATACGGCTGGGCCCTGCTCGGCGCCGTGCTCCTCGGCCCCATCGGCGCCCTCGTCGGTGCGGACTACGCCATTCGATCGAGCGCGCATCCGGGCAAAGTGATCGCCACGGGCAGCGAGACGGTCTTCATCGAGCAACTGAACGCGGCGCGCGTCGAGGACGAGACGACCTGCAGCGGCAAGATCATCGAAGGGGCCAAGACGGTCGGGATCGGCGGCCCCAAGGTGGACATCATCCCCCGGGATCAGTGGTCGGGCGAAATCCCCAAATGGCTCGACGACACGATGTGGTGGGTCGACAAGGCGGGCCTCGTGTTCGGCGTCCTCTCCGGCGTCTACGCGTGGCGGGCGCTCGGGTGGAAGGCCGTGCGCACCGACGCCATCCTGACGGGGATCGATCTCGGGCTCGTCGGGCTCGAAGAGGGCTCGGCCTATCTGTTAGGCAGGGATCACGCGATCACCGACACCATCGAGGGGGTCCGCGCGACCTACGAGACGGGTTTGATGCTCCGCACGGGTCGGAACAACGTCCGCGGCATGCGCACAGGCACGCCCGACGTGCCCAACGTCCCGCGCGCCACCACGCCCGACGTCCCCACCGTCCCGCGCGCCACCACGCCCGACGTCCCCACCGTCCCGCGCGCCACCACGCCCGACGTGCCCAACGCCCCGCGCATCGACGCGCCCAGCGCGCCCACCGCGCCGAAGCCCGTCCCGCAGGGCGGACAAACCATCGCCGAGCGCGCGGCGCAGGGAGGCAACCCGCCGCCTTGGGCCAGGCAGAACCCGGACAACTACTATTACAACCCTGCCAACAGCAGGTACATGAAGCGCTGA
- a CDS encoding DcrB-related protein, whose product MRTYHTDELIFDVPDEWSDRSMNIFVSTPGERVPFNIVITRDKLEGDEVAPFVLGKLKELGKQIPKLKVLGQRARTVGPLVGLEARLQWPVHGGTMYQHQVYLPYYGEVLTFTASSLVKLAPQCDAYLEQVLSGIKFRKR is encoded by the coding sequence GTGCGCACGTACCATACCGACGAGCTCATCTTCGACGTGCCGGACGAATGGAGCGACCGCTCCATGAACATCTTCGTCAGCACGCCTGGCGAGCGTGTCCCCTTCAACATCGTGATCACGCGGGACAAGCTCGAAGGTGACGAGGTCGCGCCCTTCGTGCTCGGCAAGCTCAAGGAGCTCGGCAAGCAGATCCCCAAGCTCAAGGTCCTCGGCCAGCGCGCGCGGACCGTGGGGCCGCTCGTGGGGCTCGAGGCGCGCCTGCAATGGCCGGTGCATGGCGGGACGATGTACCAGCACCAGGTCTACCTGCCTTATTATGGCGAGGTCTTGACGTTCACCGCGTCGAGCCTCGTGAAGCTCGCGCCGCAATGCGACGCGTATCTCGAACAGGTCCTCTCGGGCATCAAGTTTCGAAAGCGATGA
- a CDS encoding RNA polymerase sigma factor codes for MLQLRDNIRRFLASQSRKRVQTNEELEDRTQDTLVRIVECSERYDENVSALDKWVMGVAHNVDREQARARRTRDACTSSIEDAEGLGSELSPEEQAHYRYLAEKLARAIQELPLDLFEVLWLVAIEERSHEEAARLLGISEAASKKRLERARGFLRERMRITQDDLHAALPLVWLVGDERASWLQRCRTLARRLWRLRPGRGAVTVVLFGLFPWPSPAPALARTGLGVREPVALVAEETRHDTEDAVRGPGAALVPNAAALLPARPALPVDAAQRRTQPVPSPTAPVIDTTGLTLMRRGNR; via the coding sequence TTGCTCCAGCTTCGAGACAACATCCGGCGCTTCCTCGCGAGCCAGAGCCGGAAACGTGTCCAGACGAACGAGGAGCTGGAGGACCGCACGCAGGACACGCTCGTGCGCATCGTCGAGTGTTCCGAGCGTTACGACGAGAACGTCAGCGCGCTGGACAAGTGGGTGATGGGCGTCGCGCACAACGTCGATCGGGAGCAAGCGCGTGCGCGGCGAACCCGTGACGCGTGCACGTCGAGCATCGAGGACGCGGAGGGGCTCGGGAGCGAGCTGTCGCCCGAGGAGCAGGCTCACTATCGCTACCTCGCGGAGAAGCTCGCGCGCGCCATCCAGGAGTTGCCGCTCGATCTGTTCGAGGTCCTCTGGCTCGTGGCGATCGAGGAGCGATCACACGAGGAAGCGGCGCGCCTTCTCGGCATCTCCGAGGCCGCCTCCAAGAAGCGGCTGGAGCGCGCGCGGGGCTTCCTTCGTGAGCGGATGCGTATCACGCAAGACGACCTCCATGCGGCCCTGCCTCTCGTGTGGCTCGTCGGCGACGAGCGCGCCTCGTGGCTCCAGCGGTGTCGAACGTTGGCCCGGCGCCTATGGCGTCTCCGTCCTGGCCGTGGGGCCGTCACGGTGGTTCTGTTTGGGCTCTTTCCGTGGCCGAGCCCGGCGCCTGCGCTCGCGCGGACGGGGCTCGGAGTTCGGGAGCCGGTGGCGCTCGTCGCGGAAGAGACAAGGCACGATACGGAGGATGCCGTGCGCGGTCCGGGTGCGGCGCTCGTGCCAAACGCGGCAGCTCTTCTGCCCGCGCGCCCTGCTCTTCCTGTCGACGCGGCGCAGCGCCGCACGCAGCCGGTTCCATCGCCGACAGCTCCAGTGATCGATACGACCGGACTCACGCTGATGCGTCGTGGAAACCGCTGA
- a CDS encoding DUF6968 family protein has translation MDILTTRTLRYTDEGGGEEEKEVVLTIFQPFEQDPWDWVCVFDFEPPIKPRNVRARGFDLIRAFLHCLTYARLTFETTSWSKTGHWQGSRDCGLPAKAEGPLPLQPPEIPPPESNPGSLEVFATRKLARPDETGAAAELLLTVYEPYPTESGTWKCPFAFGPAETTPIRHGMGADFIEAALDGLALARAIYASMLPEGWAPPESGDLLDCDDLPIKIGRSFSMGRPTP, from the coding sequence ATGGACATCCTGACGACACGGACCCTGCGGTACACCGACGAGGGGGGCGGCGAGGAGGAGAAGGAGGTGGTCCTCACCATCTTCCAGCCCTTCGAACAAGACCCCTGGGACTGGGTGTGCGTGTTCGACTTCGAACCACCCATCAAACCTAGAAATGTGAGGGCGCGCGGGTTCGATCTCATCCGTGCATTTCTGCACTGCCTGACCTATGCGCGCCTCACCTTCGAAACGACGAGCTGGTCGAAGACAGGTCATTGGCAAGGATCACGCGATTGCGGCTTGCCCGCGAAGGCCGAGGGGCCCTTGCCTCTTCAGCCGCCCGAAATCCCACCGCCCGAAAGCAACCCGGGAAGCCTGGAGGTCTTCGCGACCCGAAAGCTCGCCCGTCCCGACGAAACCGGGGCCGCCGCCGAGCTTCTCCTCACCGTCTACGAGCCCTACCCGACAGAGAGCGGCACATGGAAATGCCCCTTCGCTTTTGGTCCAGCCGAGACCACGCCCATTCGCCATGGCATGGGCGCCGACTTCATCGAGGCCGCTCTCGACGGGCTCGCCCTGGCGCGCGCGATCTACGCGAGCATGCTGCCGGAGGGCTGGGCTCCTCCGGAGTCGGGGGATCTGCTCGATTGTGATGACCTCCCGATCAAAATCGGGCGGTCGTTCTCGATGGGTCGGCCGACGCCGTAG
- a CDS encoding N-acetylmuramidase domain-containing protein, translating into MDYVIRPGDTLSKIASRNGVTVRDIVSANPQITNPNAISIGQRISLPTNAGGDTGGGGSGGGGTSSANPASNTRPTTSEGNGAVSSNPPLTSPNSDWTLPGEGLALKLVPSDFDAAARELGCESAAVRAVAEVESGGRSGFDAQKRPKILFEVHKFRKHTARRYDQTHPHLSAPYDSPRRRESYRKDQWAVLREAFALDPEAAAKSCSWGMFQVMGENYEMCGWRSVRTFVEDMFVSEAQHMRAFLGFCRDKRLTRHLITKNWAAFALGYNGEDYASNQYHTKMAEAYRRYARRS; encoded by the coding sequence ATGGACTACGTCATTCGGCCTGGTGACACGCTGAGCAAGATCGCGTCCCGCAATGGCGTGACCGTCCGCGACATCGTCTCGGCCAACCCGCAGATCACCAACCCGAACGCGATCTCCATCGGACAGCGCATCTCCCTGCCCACGAACGCGGGCGGCGACACGGGCGGCGGCGGCTCGGGCGGCGGCGGCACCAGCAGCGCGAACCCCGCGTCGAACACGCGTCCCACGACCTCCGAGGGAAACGGCGCCGTCAGCTCGAACCCACCGCTCACCTCGCCGAACAGCGACTGGACCCTGCCCGGTGAAGGCCTCGCCCTCAAGCTCGTCCCGTCCGACTTCGACGCCGCCGCGCGTGAGCTCGGCTGCGAGTCCGCTGCCGTCCGCGCGGTCGCCGAGGTCGAGTCCGGCGGGCGCAGCGGCTTCGATGCCCAGAAGCGGCCCAAGATCCTCTTCGAGGTCCACAAGTTCCGCAAGCACACCGCGCGAAGGTACGACCAGACGCACCCGCACCTCTCCGCCCCGTACGACAGCCCGCGCCGCAGGGAGAGTTATCGCAAGGACCAGTGGGCCGTTCTGCGCGAGGCCTTCGCGCTCGACCCCGAGGCCGCCGCGAAGAGCTGCTCGTGGGGCATGTTCCAGGTGATGGGCGAGAATTACGAGATGTGCGGCTGGCGCAGCGTCCGCACCTTCGTGGAGGACATGTTCGTCTCCGAGGCGCAACACATGCGCGCCTTCCTCGGCTTCTGCCGCGACAAGCGCCTCACCCGCCACCTCATCACGAAGAACTGGGCCGCCTTCGCGCTCGGCTACAACGGCGAGGACTACGCCTCGAACCAGTACCACACCAAGATGGCCGAGGCGTACCGCCGCTACGCCCGTCGAAGTTGA
- a CDS encoding AAA family ATPase encodes MKIKRLISNGFRGLPDRTFDFTSPRTGAPADIVVVTGPSGSGKTSLLEAIIAAKEDVGPYGLKRSSNDFVRPGEAAAKVRVDWVLSQEERARVGATGVELSSESIFAPNLFSSIDHDPSLVALLGEYDVDPAVSKVEYFHANRRIPRGGAPSIATLGVPEAERLARLTQDDAKYALVSQYIAEANLGLHDKGGTRGAERLAEAFGRLCRTRQLAGVEQVGRAIVPRFADARGTVVGLEGLSDTAKQALLFAVTFLRSGIEGSLVLIDTPELHIPEPEVGAFVAALARMGLDNQLVLATGSPGVVAGNPDALVVPMS; translated from the coding sequence ATGAAGATCAAGCGACTCATCTCGAACGGCTTCCGCGGCTTGCCGGACCGCACGTTCGATTTCACGTCCCCGCGGACGGGCGCCCCGGCCGACATCGTCGTGGTGACGGGGCCGTCCGGGTCCGGCAAGACGAGCCTGCTCGAGGCGATCATCGCGGCCAAGGAGGACGTCGGTCCGTACGGGCTCAAGCGCTCGTCGAACGATTTCGTCCGCCCCGGCGAGGCGGCGGCGAAGGTGCGCGTCGACTGGGTCCTCTCGCAGGAGGAGCGGGCGCGCGTCGGCGCGACGGGCGTGGAGCTCTCGAGCGAGTCGATCTTCGCGCCGAACCTCTTCTCGTCGATCGACCACGACCCCTCGCTCGTCGCGCTCCTCGGCGAGTACGACGTCGATCCGGCCGTGAGCAAGGTCGAGTATTTCCACGCGAACCGCCGCATCCCGCGCGGCGGCGCGCCCAGCATCGCCACGCTCGGCGTCCCCGAGGCCGAGCGGCTCGCGCGGCTCACGCAGGACGACGCCAAGTACGCGCTCGTCTCGCAGTACATCGCCGAGGCGAACCTCGGCCTCCACGACAAGGGCGGCACGCGTGGCGCCGAGCGGCTCGCGGAGGCGTTCGGCAGGCTCTGCCGCACCCGACAGCTCGCGGGCGTCGAGCAGGTCGGACGCGCCATCGTTCCGCGCTTCGCCGACGCGCGCGGCACGGTCGTCGGCCTGGAGGGGCTCTCCGACACCGCGAAGCAGGCGCTTCTCTTCGCGGTCACCTTCCTGCGCTCCGGGATCGAAGGCTCGCTCGTCCTGATCGACACCCCGGAGCTGCACATCCCCGAGCCCGAGGTCGGCGCGTTCGTCGCGGCGCTCGCCCGGATGGGACTCGACAACCAGCTCGTCCTCGCGACGGGATCGCCGGGCGTCGTCGCCGGCAACCCGGACGCGCTCGTCGTCCCGATGTCTTGA